A single window of Malus sylvestris chromosome 5, drMalSylv7.2, whole genome shotgun sequence DNA harbors:
- the LOC126624689 gene encoding B-box zinc finger protein 19-like, whose protein sequence is MRTLCDVCESTAAILFCAADEAALCRSCDEKVHLCNRLANRHVRVGLATPSDIPCCDICENAPAFFYCEVDGSSLCLQCDMIVHVGGKRTHGRFLLFRQRVEFPGNKLGRSEELGLQPLDQKKVRRDENQLPDVKPKENEHNHNISPTAVLENNIDGDYKIDNTLIDLNTRPQRIRRQASNNQEQGVGVLNGLNDESVSVVPVGSFKK, encoded by the exons ATGCGAACGCTTTGTGATGTGTGCGAGAGCACCGCTGCCATCCTCTTCTGTGCCGCCGACGAGGCCGCCCTTTGCCGTTCCTGTGACGAAAAG GTCCATCTGTGTAATAGACTTGCCAATAGACATGTACGGGTTGGGCTAGCCACACCCAGTGACATTCCTTGCTGTGATATTTGCGAAAATGCACCTG CGTTCTTTTACTGTGAGGTAGATGGTAGTTCTCTTTGCCTGCAGTGCGATATGATTGTACATGTCGGTGGGAAAAGAACCCATGGGAGGTTTCTCCTCTTCAGGCAGAGAGTTGAG TTTCCAGGGAATAAGCTTGGCCGTTCAGAGGAACTAGGACTTCAACCACTTGACCAAAAGAAGGTACGAAGGGACGAAAATCAGCTGCCCGATGTAAAACCAAAAGAGAATGAACATAATCACAATATCTCTCCAACTGCAGTCCTAGAAAACAATATTGACGGTGACTACAAGATAGACAATACATTGATTGATCTTAATACCAGGCCCCAAAGAATACGCAGGCAAGCTTCAAATAACCAG GAACAAGGTGTGGGTGTTCTAAATGGCTTGAATGACGAATCTGTAAGTGTCGTTCCAGTTGGATCCTTCAAAAAATAG
- the LOC126624688 gene encoding uncharacterized protein LOC126624688 isoform X2: MDVGDEVMEGTIQSLIMDSLESVKKGEVLSPEDDAWVDSCINEFDVFDDNWDSLKGALQEILGSQPPESLSSSSLVTDGLTRGTDIVILPSRERAETKQLRRRIRNAVLSIGEEAERSDEDDDDDMPTDEDTNNLQSSTFTGNPFLPGYKDDPRMTENLELGADISSSLSEMEPSTMDIFRVWDLDVPVEEDDDLVKQLNKALEESLPQPVPSTFDDSDVWKSMKVDSVDDLVSGIADLSLDLNSS, encoded by the coding sequence ATGGATGTTGGAGATGAAGTGATGGAAGGCACTATTCAGTCTCTTATCATGGATTCCCTAGAGTCTGTTAAAAAAGGCGAGGTACTTTCTCCAGAGGATGATGCTTGGGTTGATTCGTGCATTAACGAATTTGATGTTTTCGATGACAACTGGGActctttgaaaggtgccttacAAGAAATTCTTGGTTCTCAGCCGCCTGAATCACTCAgctcttcttcacttgtaactGATGGTTTAACCAGGGGAACTGACATCGTGATACTTCCATCTCGTGAGCGGGCAGAAACAAAACAACTCCGAAGAAGAATCCGAAATGCTGTTCTTAGTATTGGTGAAGAAGCAGAAAgaagtgatgaagatgatgatgacgacATGCCAACTGATGAGGATACGAATAATTTGCAGTCATCAACTTTTACGGGAAATCCATTTTTGCCAGGATACAAAGATGACCCGAGAATGACAGAAAACCTCGAGTTAGGAGCCGATATCAGCTCTTCATTATCTGAGATGGAGCCTTCAACTATGGATATTTTCAGGGTTTGGGATTTGGATGTTCCTGTGGAGGAAGACGATGACCTGGTAAAGCAGTTGAACAAGGCCCTCGAAGAAAGTTTGCCTCAACCGGTCCCATCAACTTTTGATGATTCTGATGTATGGAAAAGTATGAAAGTAGATTCGGTTGATGATCTAGTTTCTGGGATTGCAGATCTATCTTTGGATCTCAACTCTAGTTAA
- the LOC126624687 gene encoding fructose-bisphosphate aldolase 1, chloroplastic-like, protein MASASFLKSSPILDKSEWVKGQTLRQPSASSVVRCLPTAPTGLTIRAGSYADELVKTAKTVASPGRGILAMDESNATCGKRLASIGLENTEANRQAYRTLLVSAPGLGQYVSGAILFEETLYQSTVDGKKIVDVLIEQGIVPGIKVDKGLVPLTGSNDESWCQGLDGLASRTAAYYQQGARFAKWRTVVSIPNGPSALAVKEAAWGLARYASIAQDSGLVPIVEPEILLDGEHTIERTFEVALKVWAEVFFYLAENNVLFEGILLKPSMVTPGAEAKERATPQQVADYTLKLLHRRIPPAVPGIMFLSGGQSEVEATLNLNAMNQSPNPWHVSFSYARALQNTCLKTWGGRPENVKAAQDTLLIRAKANSLAQLGKYTGEGESEEAKKELFVKGYVY, encoded by the exons ATGGCTTCTGCATCTTTCCTCAAGTCTTCTCCGATTCTCGACAAATCTGAGTGGGTGAAGGGCCAGACCCTCCGCCAGCCTTCCGCCTCCTCGGTAGTCAGATGCCTACCCACTGCCCCAACCGGTCTAACCATTCGTGCCGGTTCCTATGCTGATGAGCTTGTTAAGACTGCT AAAACTGTTGCGTCCCCAGGCCGTGGAATCTTGGCCATGGATGAGTCCAATGCAACCTGTGGCAAGCGTCTTGCCTCAATCGGGCTAGAGAACACTGAGGCCAACCGCCAAGCCTACCGTACCCTACTTGTGTCTGCTCCTGGCCTTGGCCAGTACGTTTCAGGTGCCATTCTCTTTGAGGAAACTCTCTACCAATCCACTGTTGATGGAAAGAAGATCGTTGATGTGCTCATTGAGCAAGGCATCGTCCCCGGGATTAAAGTCGACAAG GGTTTGGTGCCCCTAACTGGTTCCAACGATGAGTCCTGGTGCCAAGGTCTTGATGGTCTTGCCTCTCGCACTGCTGCCTACTACCAGCAGGGAGCTCGTTTCGCCAAATG GCGTACCGTTGTGAGCATCCCCAATGGCCCATCAGCTCTCGCAGTAAAGGAAGCAGCATGGGGTCTCGCTCGCTACGCTTCCATTGCACAA GACAGTGGTTTGGTCCCAATTGTTGAGCCAGAGATCTTGCTTGATGGTGAACACACCATTGAAAGGACTTTTGAAGTCGCCTTGAAGGTGTGGGCCGAGGTTTTCTTCTACCTAGCCGAGAACAATGTCTTGTTCGAGGGTATCCTCCTCAAGCCAAGTATGGTTACTCCTGGTGCAGAGGCCAAGGAAAGAGCCACCCCTCAACAGGTTGCGGACTACACCCTCAAGCTCCTCCACAGGAGAATCCCCCCAGCTGTCCCCGGGATCATG TTTTTGTCTGGTGGACAATCTGAGGTCGAGGCAACCCTGAACTTGAACGCGATGAACCAATCGCCAAACCCATGGCACGTGTCGTTCTCCTATGCCAGAGCTCTCCAAAACACCTGTTTGAAGACATGGGGAGGCAGACCCGAGAACGTGAAGGCAGCTCAGGATACTCTGCTCATCCGTGCCAAGGCCAACTCACTCGCACAACTTGGCAAGTACACCGGAGAAGGAGAGTCCGAGGAGGCAAAGAAGGAATTGTTCGTCAAGGGCTACGTGTACTAA
- the LOC126624688 gene encoding uncharacterized protein LOC126624688 isoform X1: protein MAQAMDVGDEVMEGTIQSLIMDSLESVKKGEVLSPEDDAWVDSCINEFDVFDDNWDSLKGALQEILGSQPPESLSSSSLVTDGLTRGTDIVILPSRERAETKQLRRRIRNAVLSIGEEAERSDEDDDDDMPTDEDTNNLQSSTFTGNPFLPGYKDDPRMTENLELGADISSSLSEMEPSTMDIFRVWDLDVPVEEDDDLVKQLNKALEESLPQPVPSTFDDSDVWKSMKVDSVDDLVSGIADLSLDLNSS from the exons ATGGCACAAG CCATGGATGTTGGAGATGAAGTGATGGAAGGCACTATTCAGTCTCTTATCATGGATTCCCTAGAGTCTGTTAAAAAAGGCGAGGTACTTTCTCCAGAGGATGATGCTTGGGTTGATTCGTGCATTAACGAATTTGATGTTTTCGATGACAACTGGGActctttgaaaggtgccttacAAGAAATTCTTGGTTCTCAGCCGCCTGAATCACTCAgctcttcttcacttgtaactGATGGTTTAACCAGGGGAACTGACATCGTGATACTTCCATCTCGTGAGCGGGCAGAAACAAAACAACTCCGAAGAAGAATCCGAAATGCTGTTCTTAGTATTGGTGAAGAAGCAGAAAgaagtgatgaagatgatgatgacgacATGCCAACTGATGAGGATACGAATAATTTGCAGTCATCAACTTTTACGGGAAATCCATTTTTGCCAGGATACAAAGATGACCCGAGAATGACAGAAAACCTCGAGTTAGGAGCCGATATCAGCTCTTCATTATCTGAGATGGAGCCTTCAACTATGGATATTTTCAGGGTTTGGGATTTGGATGTTCCTGTGGAGGAAGACGATGACCTGGTAAAGCAGTTGAACAAGGCCCTCGAAGAAAGTTTGCCTCAACCGGTCCCATCAACTTTTGATGATTCTGATGTATGGAAAAGTATGAAAGTAGATTCGGTTGATGATCTAGTTTCTGGGATTGCAGATCTATCTTTGGATCTCAACTCTAGTTAA